The Pontiella desulfatans sequence ACTGATGAATCGCCTTGGCCACCAGCTCCTTGCCCGTGCCGCTCTCGCCCTGGATCAGCACGGTTGCGCGCGACTGCGCCACCTGCCGGATCGTATCGAACACCTCCTGCATCGCGGAGGAGCGGCCAATAATGTTTTCCAGGCCATACTTGCTGTCGAGCTGCACCTTGAGCTGCTCGTTTTCCAGCTCGATCCTTTTCGCCTTCAGCACCCGGCCGAGCACCAGCTCCAGCTTGTCGAGGTTGATCGGCTTGGTCATGAAATCCGTCGCGCCGTGCTTCATCGCCTCGACCGCCAGCTCCACATCGCCATAGGCCGTCAGGATAATCACCGTCAGCTCCGGATGGTTCGCCAGCGCCCGCCGCATCAGCGCAATGCCATCCATCCCCGGCATGCGCACATCGCTCAAAAGCACATCGATCCGCTGCGCAGACAATATCTCCAGCGCCGCCGCCCCGTTCTCTGCGGCAAACACGAGATAGTCCCGCCGCAAGGCACGGACCAACCCGTCGCGCGCACTCTTCTCGTCGTCTACAATCAATACCGTCGGCTTGCTCATACATGTCCTTTTCCAACACGAAGTACGCAAAGAGCGCAAAACCTGAAAACCTTGCGCCAATCCGCAACCGCTTAAGATTTCCTTTTATCCACTCTTTACAGGTTTCTTCTTTATCCAAATATCCTGGGCTGAGTATTTGAACGAAATACCCACCTTCTCTTTTTCCAAATGGGTCAAAGAATATTCAATGAACCTCCCGGTAGACGGCCAATGAACTTTGTATTGCAGACGATCTCCATCCCACTTTACGTCGTATACCTCCGCCTTCTCACCGTCAAAGGTGTCAGTAACCGCTACTTTATACTCTCCCTTGGAAGTCGAGATGCGATGCTCCACATCCTCCATTAACGGATCGACAGACGTCCATCTCCCGACCAATCCTCGATATATCTCAACGTTAGCTGTCATAACCACTCCATCCACATATCAGTTCTGCTCTTCGCGCTCTTTGCGTCCTTCTGTAAAAAATCATTCCTGCTCCGGAGCTTCCAGCAAATTCAACCGCGCGTCCTCGCGCGGGAAGCGAAGCGTCATCCGGGTTCCGTGGCCGGGTTCGGAATTGATTTCGATCTCGCCGCCGTGGTCGCGCATGATGCGCTGGACAATCATCATGCCCAGCCCGGTGCCCTCGGCCTTGGTGGTGTGGTAGGGTTCGTAGATCGCGCCCAGCTTTTCCGGATCGATCCCGCTGCCGTTGTCCTCCACCACCACGCCGACAAACCGATCGGAAAGGTAGGTTTCGATCTTGAGGATGCCGCCATCGGACATCGCCTGCAACGCGTTTTTGACGACATTGAAAAACACCTGCTTCACCTGGGTTTCATCGACGGCAACCGCAGGAACGTCATCCGCAAAATCGGTCTCGACCAGCATGCGCCGATCCTTGATTTCGTGCTTCATCACGCCCAGCGTCTCTTTGATGAGCTCCTGCAACTTGTGCGGCATCCGCTCCGGGAGCGATGGACGCAACGCCTTGAGGAATTGGCGAATGATGGTGTCGAGCCGCCCCACTTCCTTCCGCGAAACATCAACCAGCTCCTTCAACTCGGCTTTGGCGGTCGCGTCCTCGAGATATCCGATCTCGCGGTCGAGCAGTTGCAAATGGATGTTGATGGAGTTGAGCGGATTGCCGATCTCGTGCGCAACGCCCGCCGCCAGCAGGCTCAGCGCATGCAACCGCTCCGACTCGATCGAATCGGCCGTGCTTTCGCGCTCGCGGGTCACATCGCGGAAGATCACCACCGCCCCCTCTTCCTTCTCATCGACCGCCCGGAGCGGGACGACATAGAATTCCATGAAGCGATGTTTCGGGTAGGTAATCTCGATCTCGCGCCGAACCAGCTGGCTCCATTCATATTCATCGAGGTCGAGCACCAGGTCCCAGTGGATATCCTTCAGGTAGCGCTCGATCTTCGTACCCTGCGCATCGTCGAGCTTAAAGCCCAGAAACTGCTCCGCCGCCCGGTTGGCATACGAAATCTGCGCCTTGGGATCGAGCACGATGATCCCCTCCTCCAACGCCTGGAAAATGGTTTCCATCAGCCCCTTTTCCCGCGCCAGACGGAGGAAATAGGTTTGCAGGCTCCCCTTGTCCAGATGATCCAAACGATCAACCAATTTATCAAAGAATCCCGGTTTCATGGGCACGACTGTGCCATAACGGCGCAGCCGATGCAAGCCGAACACCTTGCGACGTTATGGCGCATTTCACACCTTTAAAGGTGTGAAACAAGAGCGCGAATCCGCTACCGTTTGGGGCATCGCAGGATCCAACGACCTCTCCGCAACCACTGTGGATACTGTTGAAGTCGGCGCAACCATCACCGCCAGCAACCTCGACTTCGGCCACGGCTACAAATACGCTGTTCTACTCGAAGACGCTACCGTAAACGATTGGCTCTCGGCCGACAGCCCGCTCTTCCAACGCCTGGAAGGCAAGGGGGCAGACGACGGCAATCGGGCGAACGACTTTACCAACAAGGCTGATCCATTGAACGGCGGGTTCGGCGAACCAGCCCTACCCAATTAAATCCTGCATTTAGTCCCGCCTTCAGTCCCACCGCCAGTTTCTCTGGTTTTTTCATGCATTAGACTTCCGCAGAAACATCGCCTGAACCACTCTTGGCGCCCCTTATTTGCTCAGCAAATTGTCATTCGCGTTGCTCATGGCCATCCTTCGGCCGGTGGACGCAAAGCGAGCCCAACGAAACAAGGGCACCCGAAGCCGCACCTTGCCGGGTGTAGCGGCATTTCAACTAAGCTTGCGAAGACACGTAGTATAGCTGACGCGAAACGGCAGTGGAGTCCAAACGAGGCAGCCTTGCGGATTAGCCGCCCAAAGGCGGGTGTCTTCGTGCCGTCCACACCTCTTAGTGGCCAAAAAAACCGCACCGACCAATGCGTAATTGCGTCTGGCTTGTGAGGTGGTCACGGCCTTGTTGCTTCCAATGCATGGAAACCATGATGGGCTGGAACCCGGCAACTTGTTCTTTCGCTATGTAGACAAGGTTTAAATAACATATCCAAAAATATTATCATTCAATTCTTCATCTAATCTGCTTAGACTCCGCTCCGTTCTTGCGGAAGCGTAACCCAAATAATCGGGAGATATCGCCATGAAGAAGCATGTCATTTATTACCTACTTTCGGTGCTCTCCGGCACCGCCTTCGTTCAGGAAACCCAGGCCCAAAGCTCGGCGTTCACCTATCAGGGAAGGCTTACCGATGGAAGTACCCCCGCTTCGGGAAATTATGACTTCCGGTTTACCCTCTACGATTCCACGAACCTGCTCGGCGCCATCGTGGCCGGCCCCGTCGATCTGATGGCAAT is a genomic window containing:
- a CDS encoding two-component system sensor histidine kinase NtrB; this encodes MKPGFFDKLVDRLDHLDKGSLQTYFLRLAREKGLMETIFQALEEGIIVLDPKAQISYANRAAEQFLGFKLDDAQGTKIERYLKDIHWDLVLDLDEYEWSQLVRREIEITYPKHRFMEFYVVPLRAVDEKEEGAVVIFRDVTRERESTADSIESERLHALSLLAAGVAHEIGNPLNSINIHLQLLDREIGYLEDATAKAELKELVDVSRKEVGRLDTIIRQFLKALRPSLPERMPHKLQELIKETLGVMKHEIKDRRMLVETDFADDVPAVAVDETQVKQVFFNVVKNALQAMSDGGILKIETYLSDRFVGVVVEDNGSGIDPEKLGAIYEPYHTTKAEGTGLGMMIVQRIMRDHGGEIEINSEPGHGTRMTLRFPREDARLNLLEAPEQE